In Rhodopirellula sp. P2, the DNA window GTCACGTCAAAACGCTTCATCGCACCAGCAACCGACATCAGGATCTCTTGCACAATTTCACGAGCGTCCGCGTCCTGCATCCCACGTCGTTTGACCAGACGGTAGATCACCGGTTCATCGATCGCGGAGAACTCGGCCCAGGCGAATTCGTCCTTGGAATCACGCAGTCGCAAAAGCAGGCTTTCGCGAGTGGTTGGTTCGGCGGCGGTGGAATCAGAATCCAAAACGCAGTTCCAGGTGGGTGGACCGACTGTTCAAAGAGTCTCACGGATGTCCGAGCCGAATCTTGCGCCTAACTTTGGAAAAAGGTAAAAATCCTGGTGAGTGCGATTGAGAGAGATTCTGTGCCGAGCCTCATTGGTGATGCTGGCGGATCCAGTTGGCTGCGTCGGTGAGGCTTTCTTCGAAGGGGCGGATTTTGTAGTCGAGTTCGCTTTGGGCTCGCGAGCTGTCGTAGTAGTGGTATTGGCTCGACATGCCCATGGCGGCGCTGTTGAAGTCGACTTCGTGGGGCAGCAGTTTGCCGACGATGTCGCCAGCGATTCCTGCGATCCAGCGTTGGGCTGGTCCGGCTCGCATGATTGGCGGGCGGGCGCCGGTTGCCTTGGTCATGGCTTTCCAGAGTTCGAGGTATCGCATGTTGTGGCCAGCGAGGATGTATTGGCGGCCCGCGGGGATTTCATTGGCAAGCAGTTTTTCAGCGGCGCGGATGGTGGCGGCGGCCACGTCTCGTGAATCGCAGGTGCTGTTGCCGCCTGAGGGTGACAGTGGCCGCCAGGCTCGGCTGACTTCCAGCAACATTCGGCCGCTGCTCGGTTTCCAGTCCCAAGGTCCGAGCATGAATCCGGGGTGAACCAAGACCGCTTTCAGGCCATTCTTGACCCCTTGCAAAACGACTTCGTTGCCGGCTCGTTTGCTGAGAACGTAACTGCACGGGATTTGTCCGCCGGCGTGATCCAGCGGGGTGTCTTCGTCCGCGACGCCATTGGGGGCCGCAATGCCAAGCGTGTTGACGGTGCCGACGTGAACGAGTTTGCAGTCGTGATGCAGGCAGGCATCGACGATGGTTTGGGTGCCGTCGCGATTGACAGCCAGGGAGTCCTCGAGACGGTGCCAGCCCAGATGAATCAGGCCAGCGGAATGAATGACCGCGTCACACTCGGCCACCGCGTCTTCGATCGTGGTTTTGTCCCGTAAATCGCCAGCGGCGAATTGGGTTCGGATGCCATCAAAGACTTGGGGATCCGGTTCACCTCGCACCAAAGCGATCGAGTCGTGACCGGCATTGGACAGTTGGCGGAGGATCGTGTTGCCCAGCAAGCCCGTGCCGCCAGTCACAAAGACTCGCATGGTGATTCCTTGGGGACCAACGGAATGAGACGTGGCATAGGCTTCCAGCCTGTGAAGCAGAGAACGCAGGCAGGAAGCCTATGCCGCATGAATCAACATTTCGGGGAGCGGAACTCGTCAAGAGTTTCGATCTGCATCTTGAATTGCCGAAAGTCTTGACGACTTCCGCTACGACCAGAACCACTTTTCCTAGCAGTGACGCAACACTAAGACGTTTGGCCTTTGTAGTTCCGGTCGACGAACTTGGTGTCGACCGTGCCGTTCACAAAGGCTTCGTTCTGCAGAATCCAGTTGTGGAATCCAACCGTTGTCGTGATGCCTTCGATTTGCAATTCCTTCAACGCACGCAGCATCGTCGCGATGGCTTGTTCTCGCGTGGGGCGATGGACGATCAGTTTGCCGATCATCGAATCGTAGTAAGGCGGGACCACGTAGCCAGCCTTCACGTGCGAATCGAAGCGAACGCCCATGCCACCGGGCACAAACATCGACTCAATTTTGCCGGGACAAGGTTGGAAGTTCTTGGTTGGGTCTTCCGCGTTGAGTCGGCATTCGATCGCGTGACCGGTGCACGTCAGTTCTTCTTGGCGGAACGACAGGGGCAGTCCCGAAGCGACTCGGATTTGTTCTTGGATCAGGTCCACGCCGGTGATCATTTCAGAGACCGGGTGTTCGACTTGGATTCGAGCGTTGACTTCGATGAAGTAGAAGTTGTATTCCTTGTCGACGATGAACTCGACTGTTCCCGCACCGGCGTAGTCGGCACCTGCGATCATTCGCACGGCGGCATCGCAGATGGCTTCGCGGCGATCGGCGGGCAGGTCGGGGCTGGGGGCTTCTTCGACGAGTTTTTGGTGTCGTCGTTGGACGCTGCAATCGCGTTCAAACAGGTGGCACACGTTGCCGTGCGTGTCCGCAATCACTTGGACTTCGATGTGGCGTGGTTGCTGGATGAATTTTTCCAGGTACACGCCGCCGTTGCCGAAGGCCGCGATGGCTTCGTTGCGAGCCGCTTCGAGTTGGCTTTTGAGGACATCTTCGGTTTCTGCGACTCGCATGCCTTTGCCACCACCACCTGCGGTGGCTTTGATCAGCACGGGGAAGCCGATCTCTTTGGCGGTGTCGATGGCACGGTCAAAGTCCGCGATCAATCCATCGCTGCCGGGGACGACAGGGACGTTTTGGGCGATGGCCATCGAGCGAGCGGTGTTTTTATCGCCCAGTTTGTCCATGGCCGTTGGCGAGGGGCCGATGAATTCGAACCCGCTGCTTCGGCATTGCTCGTTGAATTGAGCGTTTTCCGCCAAAAAGCCGTAGCCGGGATGGATGGCATCGACGCCGGCGACTTCTGCCGTGGCGATGATGCGATCGATTTTCAGGTAGCTGTCGGCGCTGCGGTTGGTGCCAACGCAGTACGCATGGTCCGCCAATTTGACGTGCATGGAGTCTTTGTCGGCTTCGCTGTAGACCGCGACCGACTCAATGCCCATTTCACGACAAGCGCGAATCACACGCAGCGCAATCTCGCCTCGATTGGCGATCAAAATTCGTTCGAACATGGATCAGCCGTCCACCTGGACGCGGAACAAAGGTTTGCCGAAATCAACGGCTTGTTGGTCGCTGACGAGCACTTCGACGATTTTTCCGCGGCACTCCGCTGGAATTTCGTTGAAGACCTTCATCGCTTCAACGATGCAAATCACGGTGTCTTCGTTGACGACATCGCCCACTTTGACAAACGCTGGGGATTCCGGGTTGGCCTTGGAATAGAAGGTGCCCACCATCGGCGAATTGATCGTGATGGTGCCGGCCGTGTCAGCCGAGGCATCATCACCAGAGGCAGCGGGAGCCGATGCGGCCGCTGGAGCGGCTGCGACGGGAGCTGCCGCAACGGGGGCGGGAATCATGGCTGGAGCCGTTCCACCCCGCGTCAGTTTGATGCGATCATCGCCTTGTTGCAGGTCCACTTCGTTCAGTTCGTGTTGTTCCATCAACTCGACGATCTGGCGAATCCGATCGATGTCAAACACATCCCCGCCGTCGGGTGTTTCCGATTTCATACGAAGTCCGATACCTGCAAAGTCCAATGTTTTTCGAATCCAGAAGGGATCCGATCCACTCTTTTTCAGAGTGAAGAATAAGATCGCAACGTTTTACACAACAAGTCGACAATCATCGAGACCCTTCGGAAGGGTACTCAGACGTTCAAACCCATTGGCGGTGACGAGGATGTCGTCCTCAATGCGAATTCCAAATTCGCCTTCGAAATACACGCCTGGTTCCACGGTAATCACCATACCCTCGCGAAGCACCTCGGTGGACATCGGTCCCATGCGTGGATCCTCGTGAATTTCCAAGCCAAAACCGTGCCCGAGGCCGTGTTTGAAGGCGTCCCCCAAACCCGCTTTTTGAAGGACCTGGCGAGCCGCTCGGTCGACTTCGATGGCTTCCACCCCATCTCGGATCGCTGAAATGGCGGCTTCTTGCGATTCCAAAACGGCCTGGTAAGCGGCTTCAAATCGATCGGCGGTCGCGGAGCGAATCTCGGGTTTGTGCAGGGTGCGAGTCAAATCACTGCAGTAACCGTCCACGCTTGCCCCCCAGTCGATGAGCAGGGTGCGGCAGTCCGCCAAGGCGACGTTGCGGGGGTGATAGTGGGGCAGGGCACCGTTGGGTTCGGCACCCGCGATCACATCGAAGCTGACACCGGAGGCACCCAGACTTCGCATCGTTGCTTCTAATTCGTGAGCGATTTGCAGTTCGGTCATCTGCGGGGTCAGTTTGTTGGTGACGCTGAGAAAACTTCGCTCGGCGATCGCGATGGCTCGCCGGATGGTGGCCAGTTCGTCGGCGTCTTTGATCGAACGCAGCGTTTCGACCAATCCACTGGTTTCGGTCCACTGAACCGATTCGATTTGCTCCTGCCACTGACGCAGGGTGGAAACTTGCACGTGATCGGCCTCAAACCCGATCGTTTTGAGCGACAAATCGCCCAAATATTCCGCCAGCAAAGCCACCAATGTTTGGCTGGGAGGGCGAATGGCGCTTTCTAAATTCGGGCATTCATCGGCGATTTGCGTTTCGTAGCGACGGTCGGACAGCAACGTGGCTTTGCCATCGGGACGGACCAGCAACCAAGTGCTGTCGCCGGTGAATCCGCTGAGATACCGCACGTTGACTTCGTTGCAGATCAAAATCGCGTCCATCGGCTGGTCCGAATCGGCACTGGATTGCACAAGTCGTTCAATACGCTGAGTCATGAAGTCAAAATCCGTTGGTGTGGTCAAGGCGGCAAAAGGATTGAAACGGCGGTCAGCGGTGGGGGCGTTCTCCGCGCGGCCAAACGGCAGGCAAGGTTGTCGTTCGGCGGCCAGTATTGTGGGCTGAGAATCGGCACCTGTCACCCGTTGGGCATCGACTGATATCATGCCGGCGATGGAATGCGAGCCCCACGGCTTGTCCCGCGATCCTTTCCCTTGTTCAACCCACCCGCACATCCCGATGAAAACTGACGAACTCCGCGAAAAATACCTGGCGTTCTTTGAGACCAAAGGTTGCGTCCGCCAACCCAGTGACGTGCTCGTTCCGGCTTGGGATCCATCGGTTTTGTTCACTCCCGCGGGGATGAACCAGTTCAAAGATCACTTCCTGGGCAAGGTCAAACTGGATTTCACCCGTGCGACCACGTGTCAAAAGTGCTTGCGGACGGGTGACATCGACAACGTCGGTCGAACCGCGTTCCACCACACGTTCTTTGAAATGCTGGGCAACTTTTCGTTTGGCGATTATTTCAAAGAAGAGGCCATCCACTGGGCGTGGGAATTTTTGACCGACAAAAAGTGGCTCGGCATTCCTGGCGAGCGACTGACGGTCACCGTTTACAAAGACGACGACGAAGCGTTCGGCATTTGGCACGACAAAATCGGCTTGCCAACCCAACGCATCACACGCATGGACGAGGATGAAAACTTCTGGCCCGCGTCGGCTCCCAGCGAAGGCCCGGACGGAGTTTGTGGTCCCTGCAGCGAAATCTATTACCAGTTGGAAGACGGCAGCGACGTCGAAATCTGGAACTTGGTGTTCACCCAGTTCAATCGCGTGGGAACGCCTCCGGACAACTTGCACCCGTTGCCCAGCAAAAACATCGACACGGGCATGGGGCTGGAACGAACCGCCAGCGTCTTGCAGGGCGTGCCGACCAACTTCCACATCGACAGCCTGTTCCCGATCGTCGAAGCGGCGTCGGAAGTCTGTGGCGTGAAGTACGAATACGAGAGCGACAACGGGCGGCGACTGCGTCGGATCACTGACCACGCGCGAGCCAGCGTGTTCGCGGTCCATGAAAACGTGTATCCCGGCCCCAAGGACGCTCGTTCGGTCATCCGCCGGCTGATCCGCCGTGCGGTGCTGGACGGCTATCAGATGAATCTGCGCGAGCCCTTCCTGTACAAGTTGGTGGAAGCCGTTGCGGATGCGTCGAAAGCCGCTTATCCAGAACTGGGCCAGACAACTCAGCGTGTCAGCGAAGCGATCGAGTCGGAAGAAAAAGCCTTTTTCTCGACGATCGATGGCGGGATGAAACGCATCCATCGTTTGTTCGAAGAGATGAACGACGAAGCATCCGTGATGGTGCCCGGTGCCGATGCAGCGGATTTGTTGACCACCTATGGCGTGCCGCCGGAGTTGGTTCAAACGCTGGCCGCCGAGCAGAATTTCACGTTCGATTGGTCGGGCTTTCGCGAAGCGATGGACAAACACGCCGACGAAAGCGACGGCGGACAACGTGTGTTGTTCCAAACCGGACCACTGGAAACTCTGAAAGAGGCTCTGCGGGAAACCCCGTTTGTTGGCTATGACCAAACCGAAGCAACGGCGATCGTCAAAGGCATCATCACCGGCGATGGCAAAGGCAAAGGAGACGACGGGCAATTGCTCAGTCATCTGGACCGTCCCGAAGACGCGGTCCTGCGATTGGTGCTGGATCACTCGCCGTTTTATGGTGAATCCGGTGGCCAAGTTGGCGACATCGGTGTGATTTTCAACGACAACTTTGAGTTCGAGGTCATCGATACTCAGCGACACGCTTCGTTGATCGTTCACCACGGTCGATTGTTGCGTGGCAAAATCAGTGAAGGCGAAACGTGCACGGCGAAGGTCGATGTCGAGAATCGCACGGCGCTCGCACGAGCTCACAGCGCGACTCATATTTTGCACCACGCATTGCACACACATGTTGGCCGGCACGCCGAACAACAGGGCAGCAAGGTCGAACCGGATCGCTTGCGGTTTGACTTCACCAACCCCAAAGCCATCGACGACGAGACGCTGGTCAAAATCGAACAAGATGTGCTCAGCATGGTTGGCGAAGGCGACGAAATTCGCTGGGACACCGTGTCGCTCGCCGATGCTCGTGAAGCTGGCGCGATGATGTTGTTCGGTGAAAAGTACCCCGATCCATGTCGCATGGTTTCGATGGGAACATTCAGTCGTGAATTGTGCGGCGGGACTCACCTGACCAACACCAAGCAAGTTGGCTCGTTCGAGGTCGTGGTGGAAGAAAGCGTTTCGACGGGGACACGCCGCATCGAAGCTTTGACAGGCGATCGTGCCAAGGAACACCGCGAGCAAACTCAAGCGTTGCTGAACGAGGTGGCCAGCAAATTGAATTGCGATGCCTCGGTGGCTGCCGCGGCCACGGTTGCCCTGATCGAAGAAGTTCGTCGGTTGAAGAAGGAATTGTCGTCGGGCAAAGCAGCCGACTACCCCGCGGAGTTCGTCTTTGACGGCAAAGCGGCCCAAGCCGAGACGACTGACATCAGCGATTACAACGCCGTGCGTGCGGCGGTTCGTGGTTTGACTCGTCGTTTGAACGTCGCGATCACCGATGTGCTCGGTCGATTGGATTCATTGTTGGCGGATCGATCGAAGTTGGTCGAACAACTCAAACAAGTCACCGCGGGCGGGAAGATCTCGGCCAATGACTTGATCGCGGATGGAACCCAAGTTGGCGACACGTTGTTGATCGTTGCCGAAACACCCGGTGCCAATCCCAACATCATGCGTGGTTGGATCGACCAAATTCGCAAGAAGAGCGACGCACCAACCGCTGTGCTGTTGGCTTCGGCGATGAACGGCAAGGTCATGTTGGTCGGCGGATTGAGCCGGGATTTGGTCGATCGCGGTTTGAAAGCGGGTGACTGGGTCGGTGCGGCGGCCAAGGTGGTCGGCGGCAGCGGCGGTGGACGGCCTGACATGGCTCAAGCCGGTGGCAAAGACGCCAGCAAGTTGCCCGAGGCGCTCCAGCAAGCTCGCGAAACGATGACTGAAAAACTGGGCTAAGGAACGGTCGAGAAAGCAGGTGTCAGGTGCCTTTTGACGGAACGCCCCAGGGGGTGCTTTGCAGAAAAGCTGCCTGACACTTCTTTCCTGCTCATTGCGAAGAGCATTCCTTTTGCTCGCCTGAAATTGAACGCGACGCCCATCGAATGTAGACGGTTCTCCTCCTGATGACTGGAACGAACGAGTTGACTCCCAATACCTTCTATCTCGAAGTGACCGGTGCCGGGCTTCCCGAAGTGGATGGGCTCTTTGTGCCCTCCACCGCACCACCCGCCGAGTCGGAATCAGGCACCGTTTCCAGTCCAGGTTATTGGAATGGCAAGCTGGCCTGGGACCGCGCCGATGGAAAGTCAGCCAGAAGCCCTGCGTTGTCGTTTTCCAACACCTATCGGTCGTGGAGGATTTGTCGGCTGGACGGGCATCTCGCCTATGACATCACCAGCGAAGACGATCTCCCGCCCACGGACAGGCCCTGGCATGTCTACAAAAAGGGTGTCGCACCTGCACCCAAGGTCGTGATCCATCATTGCGATCCACGCCAGCCATGCCCCAAACCCAACGTGGTGTTTGTGCTCGGCGGTCCCGGTGCGGGCAAGGGGACGATGTGTGAGTTGGCCGAGTCTCAGCTTGGTTGGGCCCACTTGTCGACCGGCGACTTGCTGCGAGCGGAACTGGAAGCCAATGGACCGCATGCGGCGGCCATAGAGGAGATCATTGCGGCCGGGAATCTGGTCCCCAGCACAATCGTGGTGAAGTTGCTGCAAGACGCGATGGAAAAGCTCACGCGACGGACCGGGAACCGGAATTTCTTGCTCGATGGATTCCCGCGATCGCAGTCAAACTTGGACGCGTGGTATGACGTCTTCGGCCGAGATGCCGAACTGCCCAAGATGCTGTTCTTCGAGTGCCCGTACGATGTCTTGGAGAAACGAGTCTTGGCTCGAGCAAAGTACACCGGCCGACAGGACGACAATTTGGTGAGCTTGAAGTCGAGGTTTGACACCTTCAAAAAGGAAACGTTGCCGACCGTGCAGTTTTTTAAGAGTCAGAACCGGTGCGTTGAATTGGACACCAGCCAGGATCGCCAAGCTGTTTACAAGCTCGTCTGCGAGCAGCTTTCCGAGCACACCGATTGCTCATTGGCTAACAAGCCACTGTCCGAGAAAGCTGAGATGCTTCTCGGGCTGAGGCCATTTCCGAATTGAAGCAACTTTCAATTGCGTCCCACGGCGGTCTCCGTCGTGAGATGTTGATCAACCGGGGATGAAGTCGCATTCTGGAGTCAGCGATTGAGCGAACAACGTCAGCAACTTCGCGATCGCTTCGATGTCGCCGAGGCTGATCGTTTCGACGGCCGAGTGCATGTAGCGGTTGGGGATCGCGACCAATCCGGTGGCGACGCCTGAGCCGGAGATCTGCAGCACATTGGAATCGTTGGGGGCGGCTCGTCCGAGCGCTGCGGGTTGGTAGGCGATGTCGTTGTCGTCGGCCAATTTCATCAGTCTCGCCGCGACTTTGGCGTTGATGTTGGGGCCACGGAAGATCACCGGGCCGCCGCCGAGTTTGATGTCGCCTTGTTGTTGTTTATCGATCGTTGGGCAATCCGAGGCATGCGTGACGTCGACCGCGATGGCCACGTCAGGATTGATGCGTCCGGCGGCGGTCCTGGCTCCACGCAGCCCGATCTCTTCTTGCACGGTCGCGACGCTGTGCAGTTCGCACTGCAACGCTTCGTCGGAGGTCGCACAACGACGGGCCGTTTCGATCACCGTCCACATCCCGGTTTTGTTGTCCATGCCGGGGCCGCTGACCAAATCCCCCAGTAATTCTCGGTAGGCGAGGTCCAGCGTCACGCAGTCGCCGATGCGAACCTTTGATTTGGCTTCTTCGCCATCTTTGGCTCCGATGTCCAGCCACATCTGTTCGAGCTTGACCACCTCGCCGCGTTCTTGCTGAGACAACAGGTGAATCGGTTTGCGGCTGATGACTGCCGAGACGGGG includes these proteins:
- a CDS encoding NAD-dependent epimerase/dehydratase family protein produces the protein MRVFVTGGTGLLGNTILRQLSNAGHDSIALVRGEPDPQVFDGIRTQFAAGDLRDKTTIEDAVAECDAVIHSAGLIHLGWHRLEDSLAVNRDGTQTIVDACLHHDCKLVHVGTVNTLGIAAPNGVADEDTPLDHAGGQIPCSYVLSKRAGNEVVLQGVKNGLKAVLVHPGFMLGPWDWKPSSGRMLLEVSRAWRPLSPSGGNSTCDSRDVAAATIRAAEKLLANEIPAGRQYILAGHNMRYLELWKAMTKATGARPPIMRAGPAQRWIAGIAGDIVGKLLPHEVDFNSAAMGMSSQYHYYDSSRAQSELDYKIRPFEESLTDAANWIRQHHQ
- the accC gene encoding acetyl-CoA carboxylase biotin carboxylase subunit, with the translated sequence MFERILIANRGEIALRVIRACREMGIESVAVYSEADKDSMHVKLADHAYCVGTNRSADSYLKIDRIIATAEVAGVDAIHPGYGFLAENAQFNEQCRSSGFEFIGPSPTAMDKLGDKNTARSMAIAQNVPVVPGSDGLIADFDRAIDTAKEIGFPVLIKATAGGGGKGMRVAETEDVLKSQLEAARNEAIAAFGNGGVYLEKFIQQPRHIEVQVIADTHGNVCHLFERDCSVQRRHQKLVEEAPSPDLPADRREAICDAAVRMIAGADYAGAGTVEFIVDKEYNFYFIEVNARIQVEHPVSEMITGVDLIQEQIRVASGLPLSFRQEELTCTGHAIECRLNAEDPTKNFQPCPGKIESMFVPGGMGVRFDSHVKAGYVVPPYYDSMIGKLIVHRPTREQAIATMLRALKELQIEGITTTVGFHNWILQNEAFVNGTVDTKFVDRNYKGQTS
- the accB gene encoding acetyl-CoA carboxylase biotin carboxyl carrier protein — encoded protein: MKSETPDGGDVFDIDRIRQIVELMEQHELNEVDLQQGDDRIKLTRGGTAPAMIPAPVAAAPVAAAPAAASAPAASGDDASADTAGTITINSPMVGTFYSKANPESPAFVKVGDVVNEDTVICIVEAMKVFNEIPAECRGKIVEVLVSDQQAVDFGKPLFRVQVDG
- a CDS encoding aminopeptidase P family protein; this encodes MTQRIERLVQSSADSDQPMDAILICNEVNVRYLSGFTGDSTWLLVRPDGKATLLSDRRYETQIADECPNLESAIRPPSQTLVALLAEYLGDLSLKTIGFEADHVQVSTLRQWQEQIESVQWTETSGLVETLRSIKDADELATIRRAIAIAERSFLSVTNKLTPQMTELQIAHELEATMRSLGASGVSFDVIAGAEPNGALPHYHPRNVALADCRTLLIDWGASVDGYCSDLTRTLHKPEIRSATADRFEAAYQAVLESQEAAISAIRDGVEAIEVDRAARQVLQKAGLGDAFKHGLGHGFGLEIHEDPRMGPMSTEVLREGMVITVEPGVYFEGEFGIRIEDDILVTANGFERLSTLPKGLDDCRLVV
- the alaS gene encoding alanine--tRNA ligase, whose product is MKTDELREKYLAFFETKGCVRQPSDVLVPAWDPSVLFTPAGMNQFKDHFLGKVKLDFTRATTCQKCLRTGDIDNVGRTAFHHTFFEMLGNFSFGDYFKEEAIHWAWEFLTDKKWLGIPGERLTVTVYKDDDEAFGIWHDKIGLPTQRITRMDEDENFWPASAPSEGPDGVCGPCSEIYYQLEDGSDVEIWNLVFTQFNRVGTPPDNLHPLPSKNIDTGMGLERTASVLQGVPTNFHIDSLFPIVEAASEVCGVKYEYESDNGRRLRRITDHARASVFAVHENVYPGPKDARSVIRRLIRRAVLDGYQMNLREPFLYKLVEAVADASKAAYPELGQTTQRVSEAIESEEKAFFSTIDGGMKRIHRLFEEMNDEASVMVPGADAADLLTTYGVPPELVQTLAAEQNFTFDWSGFREAMDKHADESDGGQRVLFQTGPLETLKEALRETPFVGYDQTEATAIVKGIITGDGKGKGDDGQLLSHLDRPEDAVLRLVLDHSPFYGESGGQVGDIGVIFNDNFEFEVIDTQRHASLIVHHGRLLRGKISEGETCTAKVDVENRTALARAHSATHILHHALHTHVGRHAEQQGSKVEPDRLRFDFTNPKAIDDETLVKIEQDVLSMVGEGDEIRWDTVSLADAREAGAMMLFGEKYPDPCRMVSMGTFSRELCGGTHLTNTKQVGSFEVVVEESVSTGTRRIEALTGDRAKEHREQTQALLNEVASKLNCDASVAAAATVALIEEVRRLKKELSSGKAADYPAEFVFDGKAAQAETTDISDYNAVRAAVRGLTRRLNVAITDVLGRLDSLLADRSKLVEQLKQVTAGGKISANDLIADGTQVGDTLLIVAETPGANPNIMRGWIDQIRKKSDAPTAVLLASAMNGKVMLVGGLSRDLVDRGLKAGDWVGAAAKVVGGSGGGRPDMAQAGGKDASKLPEALQQARETMTEKLG
- a CDS encoding nucleoside monophosphate kinase, with amino-acid sequence MTGTNELTPNTFYLEVTGAGLPEVDGLFVPSTAPPAESESGTVSSPGYWNGKLAWDRADGKSARSPALSFSNTYRSWRICRLDGHLAYDITSEDDLPPTDRPWHVYKKGVAPAPKVVIHHCDPRQPCPKPNVVFVLGGPGAGKGTMCELAESQLGWAHLSTGDLLRAELEANGPHAAAIEEIIAAGNLVPSTIVVKLLQDAMEKLTRRTGNRNFLLDGFPRSQSNLDAWYDVFGRDAELPKMLFFECPYDVLEKRVLARAKYTGRQDDNLVSLKSRFDTFKKETLPTVQFFKSQNRCVELDTSQDRQAVYKLVCEQLSEHTDCSLANKPLSEKAEMLLGLRPFPN
- a CDS encoding M42 family metallopeptidase gives rise to the protein MQPLEFFKQSILTPSPSGYEEPIQKLIGQYLKPHSDEVSIDVHGNLTARVGQAGAPKLMLAGHCDQIGMLISHIDEQGFLYAQTIGGWDPQQLIGQSMTVWTDDGPVSAVISRKPIHLLSQQERGEVVKLEQMWLDIGAKDGEEAKSKVRIGDCVTLDLAYRELLGDLVSGPGMDNKTGMWTVIETARRCATSDEALQCELHSVATVQEEIGLRGARTAAGRINPDVAIAVDVTHASDCPTIDKQQQGDIKLGGGPVIFRGPNINAKVAARLMKLADDNDIAYQPAALGRAAPNDSNVLQISGSGVATGLVAIPNRYMHSAVETISLGDIEAIAKLLTLFAQSLTPECDFIPG